ATGGTCCGTTGATGCTATGAATAATATTTCTGTAATTTCTAACGGTACCACTTCGTGGGCGCAAGTAGATGTTACCGCCCCGGGACAAGTTACGGGGTTACAGTCCTCAATTGTTGGGATTCCCAACAGCGCGTACCTGAGCTGGGTCACTCCAGGCGATAATGTTTATACGTCAACTTTTGTTGCAGGGTCGGGATACAAAATCCAGTATTCTACGGTATCCGTGACGTCGTGGGTGTCCGAAAACGCGCAGGTTGTTGTGTCCACTTCCGGTATTGCGCCGGGGCAAAGAGTGTACATTCTTGTCACCGGTTTAGTTGCGGAAACTACTAACTGGTTCCGTATATGGGCGTATGACGAACTTGGGAATTATTCTGTTGTTTCTGATTCTATTACTTTTACGCCGTCGCCATTTTCGTACGAAATACTGGATTCTGACGGTTATACCGGCGCGTATCCGGTTGTTGCAGTTGACAGCAACGGGTATCCGCATATCGCGTATTCCGCTGGGAATCCGTTAAAAGTGAAGTATACGAAATGGACCGGCAGTGTTTGGGTGTCAACTAATGTTGATATAACGTCTGAAAACGGAGACGATACTTATGTTTCTCTCGCGTTAGACGGTAATGATTTGCCGCATATAACATTCACGAAAAATTCTAACTTGTTCTACGCAAATTTCAATGGCGTTAATTGGTCAACTTCGGTCGTCACTACGTACGCCAATTTTTCGTCAATAATAGTGGATCCCGCGGGGTATCCTAATATTGCGTACGCGGATTCATTGGTGTCAAACTTAAAATTTGCGCGGTGGTCCGGTACGGCGTGGTCAACATCAACGGTAGACAGTGTTGGCACCACAACCCGGGGGCAGTATTGTAACCTCGCGATTGATGATACCGGCAAAGCATACATATCTTATTTAGTGACAAATCCTGAATACAACCTGATGGTTGCGCGATACAATAATAGTGTATGGACAACAGAAACCGTGTACGGCGCGGAAACAGAAATTAATTATGCCAGCTCGTTGGCGATGGATGGCGAGCGTAACCTTCACGTATCTTTACGTCAGGAAACTGGGAAAGATTTGTACTACGCGAAATATTCAAACAGCGCATGGGTGGTGAACCCGGTATATACAAACGGCGATGTTGGGAAGTACAATGCTATCTCACTCGACGGTAACGCTAATCCGGTTATTGCGTACAGCGAGTATGTTGATGCTACCGACGAAAACTTGATGTATTCCCGTTGGAACGGCACGAACTGGATAAACGGTTGTATTGATGCTCAAACAAGAGCGGGAACGGTTTATCCTATGTCAGTGGCGACAAATAATAGCGGAACGGTATATATCGCATATTTCGACGCTACGTCAAGCGATCTAAAACTTGCTGTATGGTCAAACTCGGGGTTAGCGAGCCCTGTTGCCGGTACGCCGAGGAGTAAAGCGCAAATGCCGAAGTTGGTTGGTACATCAGCTGTGTATTCCAGCAGCATTACCTGGTCGTGGGTTGACAACGCGTCAAATGAAACAGGGTACCGGTTGTATGCTTCAACCACAGCAGGAGCAAGTTATCAGCTTGAAGCTAACGAGTCAACTCTTGTGCCAAACACACAGTCATATACACAAGTGTTATTGTCGCCGAACAATCCATACTCAGTGTATGTTGCAGTTGTAAATACCGGAGGTGTTGCTTATACTGCCGTTGTCACAACATATACGTTGTCGTTGCCTCCGACAGATATCAGCGCGGTTGCGCTCAGCAGCCATTCAGTATGCGTTACCTGGTCCGCCAACGGTAATTCCGGTACTACCCGCTGGGGTATTGAACGGTCAACCGATAATTTTGTGGCGTCCAATACAACCGTCAAGTCGTATAACGATAACTTTACGAGTACGTCGTTCACGGATTCCGGGTTGGTTAACGGTACACAATATTACTATCGTGTAAAATCGTTTAACTCTACCGGCGCAGCTGCAGGAAATAATTCGCCTGTATCCGCAACGCCGTCTAACGGATTGAACACCGCGCCAAACGCAGTGACTGATTTAACCGCAGTGCCCGGTGATACTGCAGCGCAGCTCAAACTTACCTGGACCGCCACCGGCGAAAACGGTACTGCAGGCGACTTGTCTAACGCACAGTATAAAATACAGTACGCTACTTATACTCCGGTATGGGATATGAATAATGCACAGGTGGTAATTACGTCCAATATTGTCGCCGGTGCTTGGCAATCAAAAGTTGTTGCGGGATTAACTGAAAACGTTGTGTATTACGTAACGCTTTGGATTGGCGACGAAATAGGGAACTGGTCCGGAATATCCAATGTGTCATCGAGTACGGCAAAAACAACGCTGCCTGCAACACCTACGGACATGAACGGCACTGCGATTTCCGGGACAAGTATTTTGTGGTCATGGACTGATAACTCGGCGACTGAGAACGGGTATATTGTCCGCACAAGTACGTCCGGCATTGTTGCTGAATTGGGAAGCAATACTACCTACTGGACTGAAACCGGCCTATCGCCGAATAAAGCATACACGCGCGATTCGTACGTGTACAACTATGGCGGCGGAATCGCTGGAACGCCTGCGGTTATGTATACTTTGGCAAACCCGCCGGTAAACACTGGGTTCAGCGATGTGCAAAACACTTCAATTACAGTCACATGGTCAATAAATTCTAATCCTACAGGGACAAGATGGGGGATATCGCGGTCAACCAATGGTTTTGTTGATTCGACAGTATTAGCGTCTTACGCGACAAATCTTACTTCTACAACATATAACGATACCGGGTTAGATACTGGTACAAGGTATTATTATAAAGTGTTGGCGTACAACGATGCAGCAGGGCATCTGGAGTCAAGTTACGACACCGCTGTATCGGTAGTTGCGGAATACGACGTTATGCCGCCGGCAGCGTTGACTGAAATCGTTGCGATACCCGGTGCTGATGTTGGAATCCTGGATTTGTCGTGGATAACGCCTGGCGATAACGGGATGTCTGGTATTCTCGAACCTGGAGCGCAATTGGCGGTACAATATTCGTCATACACAGTCAATTGGGCGACGGCTGCTGCTCAGGTCGTGGTTTCTACTTCAAGCGTATCTCCCGGTACACAGGTATTTCACAGGTTTAGTACATTAACTGCCGGTGCAACGTATTACGTAAAAGTGTGGTATTCCGACGAACGCGGGAATTGGTCTGATATTTCAGAATCCGCAACGTGTTACGCGCAGGCAAGGGATACTGTTTTGCCGGGTACGCCGTCCGGGTTCACAGCGTCGTCGGGTATTCTTGTACGGTTGCAGTGGTTAGCTGGTGGTGATAACAGCAGCACAGGAGATGTCGTTAACGGTAAATGGCGAATCAGGATGTCTTCTACCGTTGGCGCAACGTATGATACTGCGGAGTACAGCGTAGCAGTTACGACTTCTTACGCCGCAGGTAGCACACAGAGTGTTAATGTTACTGGTATTGCGTATAACGTTACGTACTACTATTGGCTCAGCGGACAGGACGAAACTGACGGGAACTGGTCTCCCTGGGTGACAGCAACTTATTTCCTTAACGACACAACCCCGCCAACAGCGCCTGGTACACCGGCGGATACCGGGGTTTATACGATAGACAATACTCAGGTCGTGTTCGTGTGGACAGGTTCTGCGGATACAGAAACCGGGCTAACCAAATATTTGATATGCGTTGGCACGTTCTCCGGTGGTACAAGTGTCTACAATAATTACGATGTTGGTAATAATACGTGGACGTTGTTGTCCGGATTAACGTTACAGTCGGGAACTGTGTATTACGCAAAAGTTTGTGCGATGAATAATGCCGGGCTTTTCAGTAGTTACAGCGGGAATAGCGACGGTATTATGGTGGATACAACCACGCCTGTAATTAACGGTAGTGTTAACGACGGTATTAGTACTGATGTTGATATACAGTTATCGTCCGGGACATTGTGTATTAACTGGACGGCAGCGAGCGAACCCGAAAGCGGGATTAAGGAATATCTTGTCGCAATTAGTACTGCGGAAGGTGAAAACTCGGTAAACAATGTGTTGGAATGGTCCAGCGTCGGGGTGCAGTTGAGTACTGCAGTAGTTTCATCTGCGCTTGAGTACGGGCGAACGTACTACACAAAAATTAAAGTTGTGAACAACGCAGGGTTAAGTATTGCGGTAGTAAGCGACGGCGTGGTTTTGGATAACACCACTGTTCCGCCTGCGCCGGTGGCGTTCAAGGGTATCGTGCTGAGCTCGGACTGCGTAAAGTGGTCATGGGAATCTGGTACAACGTATATATCGGGATTCTACATAAAATCTTCTACCGGCGGGATCGTAGCGGTGCTGCCCGCAAGTACGTCGGAATATGTGGAAACCGGGTTGTTGGATAACCAGCAGTCAGCGCGGTACGTCGAAGCGTACAATGTTGTTGGCAGCAGCGCAGTGCCGGTGGTGAGTGTTTTCACGTATGTAAACACTCCATCGTCGGTAACTGTTGTTTCTACTGCTCAGCACGTGCTCGGGCTTGCATGGCCGGCAGGGCGTGCCACAGCGTTTAAAGTTGGTATATCTTCTGACAACGCCGTGTGGGCAATCGTGGCGGACAAAGTCGAATGTACAACATCGGTTGTCACAGGATTATTGCCCGGAACAACATACACGGTAGCGCTATGGTATTACAATGCGGATTATGTGTTGTCTATCGATAGCGCAGTTGTTGCGAATGTTGTTACTATACCGTTGGAACAAACGGTGATGGTGCCAACAGTAGCTGCTACGGAAACAAAAACGTTTACCGTTAACGGCAGCCAGCTCGAAATCCGGGTCGAGGTCCCTCAGGGGACGGTTGATAAGCCTGTGTACGTAGCAATTAACCAAAACGCGGAACTAGCGCCTACAAATCCGGAAGTAAAACAAAAAATCGCGGATGCTATCCAAAAACTGGATGTTATTTTAACGGATAAACAAATTGTGTCGAACGTTGTTGAGTTAAATATGTACGACCTGGCAGGCAGTAAGGTCAGCGGAAACTTTGCGCAAACTGTCACGTTGTCAATCCCGTATCTTGACGTCAACAACGACGGGTTTGTGGATAACACCACGCCGCTGTTGAAAGAAAAGTCGTTGAAAGTGTACTTGCTTAACGAAGCAAACAGCGCGTGGGAACTCGTTGGCGGTGACGTAGACGAAACGTTGAATATTGTGCACGTAGCTGTAAACCATTTCTCGGTCTATACAGTTATAGGCACGAAAATGCCGGAGAACGATTTGGCAAAAACAAGGGTTTATCCGAACCCGTATAACCTCGGGCTTGGAGTTAACGGTATTACATTCGACTACCTAACTGCAAAAGCGAGGATCATGATATTCACTGTTACCGGCGAGCTTGTGTTCGACCAGACCGTCGAAACTGCGGGGAAATACCAGTGGGACATGGCTAATACGTCAGGCGGTACGGTTGCCAGCGGGGTGTATATTTACAGAATCACAAATCCGGACAACGCTGCAAACGTGAAAACCGGGAAACTAGCGGTTGTGAAATAAGTTGAGATGTTTTCTAATCGTCTGTGAAACGATTATTGAGCGAGTATAACATCCGTTGTTTCTATGCCTAGAATCCTATGGTTATCCGTAATGCTGGTAATAGGCTTGAGACTATACTCCACACGATACCGCTGAAGAAGTAGTATCCTATCACCATACCGATAAACATCGGGATAAGTTTGCGGTAAAGTTGTACACCGCCTATCCGCAGAATTATTAGTTTCGCGAGCCATGCAAGAAAAAATGCCCACCAGTAAAAGTATCCCCGTGTCGCTGCGAGGATATAGCCTAACGGGTTCAACGGGATGTTTATCATAAGAAAATTACGGATCCCGAATAAACTAAGCGTAGTGATAAACCCTGCGGCTTCCGCTGTGATTTGACCTGTCTTTGGCGGTAACGGGGTTTTGATATACGCAGCGGTATCGTTCCATGCTTGTAAACAATAACCTACACGGATATTGTCGATACGCCCGGAAAAGTTTGCAAGATGCTGCGCACCGAACTCATACGCTGTGGGGAGGTACATCATTACCCCAACGATAAAACCAAACGCTACAGCGCCTAACCCGAGTAACGCTATACCTTTTCTTGAGATACCGCCGGCTTTATC
This portion of the Elusimicrobiota bacterium genome encodes:
- a CDS encoding fibronectin type III domain-containing protein; the encoded protein is MNNISVISNGTTSWAQVDVTAPGQVTGLQSSIVGIPNSAYLSWVTPGDNVYTSTFVAGSGYKIQYSTVSVTSWVSENAQVVVSTSGIAPGQRVYILVTGLVAETTNWFRIWAYDELGNYSVVSDSITFTPSPFSYEILDSDGYTGAYPVVAVDSNGYPHIAYSAGNPLKVKYTKWTGSVWVSTNVDITSENGDDTYVSLALDGNDLPHITFTKNSNLFYANFNGVNWSTSVVTTYANFSSIIVDPAGYPNIAYADSLVSNLKFARWSGTAWSTSTVDSVGTTTRGQYCNLAIDDTGKAYISYLVTNPEYNLMVARYNNSVWTTETVYGAETEINYASSLAMDGERNLHVSLRQETGKDLYYAKYSNSAWVVNPVYTNGDVGKYNAISLDGNANPVIAYSEYVDATDENLMYSRWNGTNWINGCIDAQTRAGTVYPMSVATNNSGTVYIAYFDATSSDLKLAVWSNSGLASPVAGTPRSKAQMPKLVGTSAVYSSSITWSWVDNASNETGYRLYASTTAGASYQLEANESTLVPNTQSYTQVLLSPNNPYSVYVAVVNTGGVAYTAVVTTYTLSLPPTDISAVALSSHSVCVTWSANGNSGTTRWGIERSTDNFVASNTTVKSYNDNFTSTSFTDSGLVNGTQYYYRVKSFNSTGAAAGNNSPVSATPSNGLNTAPNAVTDLTAVPGDTAAQLKLTWTATGENGTAGDLSNAQYKIQYATYTPVWDMNNAQVVITSNIVAGAWQSKVVAGLTENVVYYVTLWIGDEIGNWSGISNVSSSTAKTTLPATPTDMNGTAISGTSILWSWTDNSATENGYIVRTSTSGIVAELGSNTTYWTETGLSPNKAYTRDSYVYNYGGGIAGTPAVMYTLANPPVNTGFSDVQNTSITVTWSINSNPTGTRWGISRSTNGFVDSTVLASYATNLTSTTYNDTGLDTGTRYYYKVLAYNDAAGHLESSYDTAVSVVAEYDVMPPAALTEIVAIPGADVGILDLSWITPGDNGMSGILEPGAQLAVQYSSYTVNWATAAAQVVVSTSSVSPGTQVFHRFSTLTAGATYYVKVWYSDERGNWSDISESATCYAQARDTVLPGTPSGFTASSGILVRLQWLAGGDNSSTGDVVNGKWRIRMSSTVGATYDTAEYSVAVTTSYAAGSTQSVNVTGIAYNVTYYYWLSGQDETDGNWSPWVTATYFLNDTTPPTAPGTPADTGVYTIDNTQVVFVWTGSADTETGLTKYLICVGTFSGGTSVYNNYDVGNNTWTLLSGLTLQSGTVYYAKVCAMNNAGLFSSYSGNSDGIMVDTTTPVINGSVNDGISTDVDIQLSSGTLCINWTAASEPESGIKEYLVAISTAEGENSVNNVLEWSSVGVQLSTAVVSSALEYGRTYYTKIKVVNNAGLSIAVVSDGVVLDNTTVPPAPVAFKGIVLSSDCVKWSWESGTTYISGFYIKSSTGGIVAVLPASTSEYVETGLLDNQQSARYVEAYNVVGSSAVPVVSVFTYVNTPSSVTVVSTAQHVLGLAWPAGRATAFKVGISSDNAVWAIVADKVECTTSVVTGLLPGTTYTVALWYYNADYVLSIDSAVVANVVTIPLEQTVMVPTVAATETKTFTVNGSQLEIRVEVPQGTVDKPVYVAINQNAELAPTNPEVKQKIADAIQKLDVILTDKQIVSNVVELNMYDLAGSKVSGNFAQTVTLSIPYLDVNNDGFVDNTTPLLKEKSLKVYLLNEANSAWELVGGDVDETLNIVHVAVNHFSVYTVIGTKMPENDLAKTRVYPNPYNLGLGVNGITFDYLTAKARIMIFTVTGELVFDQTVETAGKYQWDMANTSGGTVASGVYIYRITNPDNAANVKTGKLAVVK